The segment GGAACGATTCCGTCGGGGAAGAAAATTGAATCGAGGCGGGACCCTTGTCCTCCGCCGTAAAACCAGCCAACCCGTCTGCCGCCACCAAGCGGCTGCCGCGCCAACGCACCAGGATCTGGGCGGATTGAATTGCATCACTCGTCCCGCGGTTGATCAAATCAATTTCGAATAAAAGTGAATCCTCGGTCGCTGTCTCCACCCGCAAGTCCGGTTTGAGGGTCGATCCGCTGATGACCGATTGGAGAGTGGGCCATGTCCAATTCAGCCGATCCCCATCCACCGGGAGCCGATACCAGAGGATTCCCGTGAGGAAGGGGGGACGCTGGGTCGACCAGATGCGGGCTAGTTCGGACATGGATTGCGGGTCGGAGCGGACCTCCTTGTAACGGGTCCCTGGGGGCCAGTCGGGGCGAGGACCTTCGGCGGAGAGACCTAGAAATCGATTCTGTTGATCGAAGGCGCAACGGTAGCCGTAGGTCGGTAGGGCGACACGGAAAGGAACCCCTGCCTGGTTGGCGGTCTGTACCGAGCGCAGCGCTGCGGAGGGATCACAGAGCGTGAACGCCGCATCGAAGGAGGAGGGGCGGTTAAGGGAATGAACTTGAAGCACGAAACCATCGGCCGCCTTGACGAGATCCGCAAACCCCGGTCTACCCAACCACGCGGGGAGAGTCGTGAGCGTTAAACGATAGGATGGAAACTCCCGTTTCAGACCTTCGATCCAAATCCGGTAGCCGGCTAGCTTCGAGGAGGCGCAGTCGAAATCGATCTGGAGTTCCACGGGCTGAAGGCTCTTGGCCTTGGCTCGACGGAGTTGTTCATGGAGCGTTGTTTTGAGCAGGTCAAACTCGGTGCCTTTGGTCTGGAATGGTCCCGCGAATGGCCCGATGCGCAGGGCGAGTCCGACGGGTCTTCCCGTCTGCGCGACCGCGGCGTAGTCGACCTCCACGCTGGTGAGCTGCCCCTTGCCTTGTTTCCAGCTGATTTCCGCGCTCAAGACGACCCACCGGGTGAAGGGTCCGCCCCGCGAGCCTACCGCTTGAAGGACGGGATCGTTCCATGCGCGTTGCCAGACATAGACTTGGTGTTCGAGGCGCGGATCGGTCCCGGATTGGGCTCCGGGGGCGAGTAGCGAGATGAACCAGGTGCACAGCAGACCCAGAAGAATGGGGCTGGTCGACGTGGAGGGAGGTCGAAACCTCTGCGGAGAATGGGATTGGAGAAC is part of the Verrucomicrobiales bacterium genome and harbors:
- a CDS encoding DUF3142 domain-containing protein, producing the protein MRPVPVLQSHSPQRFRPPSTSTSPILLGLLCTWFISLLAPGAQSGTDPRLEHQVYVWQRAWNDPVLQAVGSRGGPFTRWVVLSAEISWKQGKGQLTSVEVDYAAVAQTGRPVGLALRIGPFAGPFQTKGTEFDLLKTTLHEQLRRAKAKSLQPVELQIDFDCASSKLAGYRIWIEGLKREFPSYRLTLTTLPAWLGRPGFADLVKAADGFVLQVHSLNRPSSFDAAFTLCDPSAALRSVQTANQAGVPFRVALPTYGYRCAFDQQNRFLGLSAEGPRPDWPPGTRYKEVRSDPQSMSELARIWSTQRPPFLTGILWYRLPVDGDRLNWTWPTLQSVISGSTLKPDLRVETATEDSLLFEIDLINRGTSDAIQSAQILVRWRGSRLVAADGLAGFTAEDKGPASIQFSSPTESFHQEPFRLEPGRRQRVGWVRFSKPTEVSFEVDSPALPPGTTPIPVR